The window CTCACAGGTAACATGATCACGGCCACCCACCACCCAGGCGACACAACGCCGTGCGTCACGATCATAGGCTTTCCAGATCCAACACTTGTTTTTTTTGATTGCAGGAAATGCCACAGCTCATCCAGTTCCATCTCACGGATATCTTCCCGGACCTCCGGCTCAGGCAACGCCGCCGCGGCTCGGCGCACCCACTTGTAGACGCTGACGGCGGAGACCCCCAGCAGTTTCCCCAGCGTTCGATAACCGGCCTTGCCAAGGCTGTAAAGCAGGACAGTCAGGGCCTTGGTAGCTTCCGAGCGGCCGCGTTTGGGAGTGGCAGTAAAGTTGTAGCCGCAGGATCGGCACCGGTAACGCTGGAGCCCTCGCACAAACCCATGCTTAACAAACGAGGCACTGCCGCATCTCTTGCACGAAAGTCCCATAGGCCACCTCCTCATTGGGTTCAGGAGGCATTATAGCAGAAATTAATCAATTCACACAAAAAACTTGACACTCCCCATACCTTTTCCACATCATAGTCATCTTCCATCCGATCCTCCTGTTCTCACATTTTCACTTAGTCCATGCCTTATAAGCTTAGCATGCTGGCCGAAATCTGGGGGGAATTATAAACCTCTGTTCGGTTTTGAGGGATTCCTCACATTCGTTCAATCAAAATGGCAAATGCAAAATTTTGGTTGGAGAGAATTTTCAAGTTATCGCTTG is drawn from Deltaproteobacteria bacterium and contains these coding sequences:
- a CDS encoding IS1 family transposase; translated protein: MGLSCKRCGSASFVKHGFVRGLQRYRCRSCGYNFTATPKRGRSEATKALTVLLYSLGKAGYRTLGKLLGVSAVSVYKWVRRAAAALPEPEVREDIREMELDELWHFLQSKKTSVGSGKPMIVTHGVVSPGWWVAVIMLPV